In Citrobacter sp. RHB25-C09, the following proteins share a genomic window:
- a CDS encoding ATP-binding protein: MSEEIKNTAITAAGYVYQNRQGLKLLCDWLDAPTRYTRVKFECDDEAVAPTGLDDIVAERPNHLVDLQQVKYTPNPAEHPLNWAWMLERTGKTARSRSMLRKWFDAFVKLDSARVGELSLKTNRRPDADIESCLTDGKIDLSKVPEPRRLEVIAELGDEKKCELFFKQLQIVHSDKSFESLEHEIDARLRFHGTPEGVANLKNVALNWSIQKNFPPPEGWISLEQVRTILRAIPPAPLPEDFVVPLGYEVPDETFHREFVRDTVAGAGQTIVLTGPPGRGKSTYLSAMCEVLAESGVPTVRHHYFLSMTERGRDRVNSYVVEQSLEAQVKRLHPEVDAPGRDLRGLLEACATYYKTKGKPFVLVLDGLDHVWRINSADKRPLDDVFSQIIPCPDNMVLLVGTQPVDDTQLPRDLLSVAPKASWRTLPAMSENAVLSYLHKVVDEGRLLIRFNDEDQIERQLQEAATALRNKTNGHPLHVIYAMAELEHAGRDVDSWNIERLQGDMTKEAKFYYASLWEELPPSLKDTLRLVCAFPFFWPKAAFLEISAKQGAAPPDVAKVEHLLHSSAAGLKVFHESLAVFVRSTSDYGERIKNLIPAVAIWLETEAPPSLRVNWLWTVQARLGNPENLITGLTRDWIMLRLEEGYPESLFDTLLSEALVAALETNAFADAYRLAHLQSRVVGGSEFQMQSDDIARLVSFTLTLTANEGVVQEAIASRHETDILDVAALGLALQARGQTVLAETCGEETLRRFRGLNRFSNRYSTNAGGDELQFLVDAFTRLSAIGATPEAFTQLVRESSQIVWMPRARMLVEDGYLDDLMEAAVSLQPDVDTSVLSDFCVRAAATAGVSIVDRDDFSKLMRTPFLAAMEAAYKRTSKPLDEAIPVEWLKGNYYEHKDNLNTLVHHWFFSSVHLSLCMKAEDQIAFEFVRAPSYEERDNISHFLDALSEIAAQVAERWWQGEFVDFHELFNLLKPCKFRHFRQSHSASAAAEDFRAGLHRVACDIRLGSCLLFNRDDVALTESTLTAAATSEWFDSASFRTQYAAGLLTRMSDEAAAAFVHSQRVMLDADIREETSVHLQTPLQLCGIALAHGLNVSAQELCKQVWELTTGYGHRKDPTLSNTVDAIGYLVDAAPDDARRLLSLLSPQIHHVLDYTDGKGTRHLLEVADHLLAKLSPMALVVKYEEHTHAGEWSHAENSLRIYVQQGVRDGWPLDALMRTGVHPDVQNELIQLERDGEDGAAGQLGVLREHVGWDIGVLQGTGSSSNDNDSNPYTGDVTTFAPEELDQLLVSLSTSYNEKKRVLRAWYEHWDRAGQGKRLLAALDGLLQSDEGRQKGIFDLSDLAFETKRRLSGSKAAWKYLVQAQIRNGGWMSFVEREEDTCKRFDMVVKYFPSRCDEFVDVTTYSWFGEPELQRVAPTELMVYFYVQQKRVADAVKFAEMMVNCVREDTRTLPLERPRWATELDASMTMGK, from the coding sequence ATGTCTGAAGAAATCAAAAATACTGCGATCACTGCTGCAGGCTATGTCTATCAGAACAGGCAGGGGCTGAAACTGCTGTGTGACTGGCTAGATGCGCCGACACGCTATACCCGAGTGAAGTTTGAGTGTGACGACGAGGCTGTTGCTCCGACCGGGCTGGATGACATCGTCGCCGAACGCCCTAACCATCTCGTTGACCTCCAGCAGGTGAAATATACACCTAATCCTGCCGAGCACCCCCTGAATTGGGCGTGGATGTTGGAGAGGACCGGAAAGACAGCACGATCGAGGTCGATGTTGCGTAAGTGGTTTGATGCTTTTGTTAAATTGGATTCTGCTCGCGTCGGAGAGCTATCGTTGAAGACCAATCGCCGGCCAGATGCCGACATTGAGTCTTGCCTGACTGATGGAAAAATCGATTTATCCAAAGTTCCAGAGCCACGGCGATTAGAGGTTATCGCTGAACTCGGCGACGAAAAGAAATGTGAATTATTTTTCAAGCAGTTGCAGATTGTTCACAGCGATAAGAGCTTCGAATCACTTGAACACGAGATCGATGCGCGATTGCGCTTTCACGGCACACCAGAGGGAGTTGCGAACTTAAAAAACGTCGCCTTGAACTGGTCGATTCAGAAAAACTTTCCGCCGCCAGAAGGGTGGATTTCTCTGGAGCAAGTCCGCACTATTCTGCGGGCAATACCGCCGGCCCCACTGCCGGAAGATTTTGTTGTGCCTCTCGGATATGAGGTGCCTGACGAGACGTTCCACCGTGAATTCGTACGTGACACGGTTGCCGGGGCCGGGCAGACAATCGTGCTCACAGGGCCGCCTGGTCGTGGGAAGAGCACATACTTGAGCGCGATGTGCGAAGTGCTTGCTGAATCAGGGGTTCCCACGGTACGGCACCACTACTTCCTCTCGATGACCGAGCGGGGACGAGACCGTGTGAACAGCTACGTGGTTGAGCAATCGCTCGAGGCGCAAGTCAAACGGTTACATCCGGAAGTTGATGCGCCTGGTCGTGACCTGCGGGGCCTCCTCGAAGCGTGCGCAACCTACTACAAGACTAAGGGCAAGCCGTTCGTGCTGGTTCTGGACGGCCTAGACCATGTCTGGCGCATTAACAGCGCTGATAAACGGCCGCTGGACGATGTGTTCTCCCAGATTATTCCCTGCCCGGATAACATGGTTCTGTTGGTAGGCACACAGCCGGTCGACGACACTCAACTGCCTAGGGACCTCTTGTCAGTTGCACCTAAGGCTAGTTGGCGAACATTGCCGGCGATGTCCGAGAACGCCGTCCTGTCCTACCTTCACAAGGTGGTTGACGAAGGCAGGCTCTTGATCCGGTTCAACGATGAAGATCAGATAGAACGCCAGCTACAGGAAGCTGCGACCGCACTTCGCAATAAGACCAACGGCCACCCGCTGCACGTCATCTATGCCATGGCTGAGCTTGAGCACGCAGGACGAGACGTGGATAGCTGGAATATTGAGCGGCTACAGGGTGACATGACCAAAGAGGCAAAGTTCTACTACGCATCGTTGTGGGAAGAGCTGCCACCAAGTCTCAAAGACACGCTGCGATTGGTATGTGCATTTCCCTTCTTTTGGCCCAAAGCTGCTTTTCTGGAGATCTCCGCTAAGCAGGGCGCTGCGCCGCCAGATGTCGCCAAGGTGGAACATCTGCTGCACTCATCGGCTGCTGGTCTGAAGGTCTTCCATGAGAGTCTGGCGGTTTTTGTACGCTCGACCTCTGACTACGGCGAGCGTATCAAAAACCTGATACCAGCGGTGGCGATCTGGCTGGAAACTGAGGCGCCACCTTCTCTTCGCGTTAACTGGCTCTGGACGGTTCAGGCAAGGTTGGGTAATCCTGAGAATCTCATTACTGGGCTAACTCGTGACTGGATCATGCTTCGTTTAGAGGAGGGCTATCCAGAATCGCTCTTTGACACGCTGCTATCTGAGGCACTGGTCGCAGCTCTGGAGACCAACGCATTTGCAGACGCATATCGGCTCGCACACCTGCAGTCCCGGGTGGTTGGCGGCAGCGAATTTCAGATGCAGAGCGACGACATAGCCCGGCTTGTGTCATTTACCCTGACGCTGACAGCCAATGAGGGGGTTGTTCAAGAGGCTATAGCCTCGCGACACGAGACAGATATTTTGGACGTGGCAGCTCTCGGCTTAGCCTTGCAAGCACGTGGACAAACTGTACTGGCCGAGACCTGCGGTGAGGAGACCCTGCGTCGTTTTAGAGGCCTTAACCGCTTCTCCAATCGATATTCAACTAACGCGGGGGGTGACGAACTCCAGTTTCTGGTCGATGCGTTCACACGTCTTAGTGCTATCGGGGCGACCCCAGAGGCTTTTACCCAGTTAGTCCGAGAAAGCAGCCAAATAGTATGGATGCCCAGAGCCCGAATGCTGGTTGAGGATGGTTATCTGGATGACTTGATGGAAGCGGCTGTTTCGCTACAGCCTGATGTGGACACGAGTGTTCTAAGTGACTTCTGCGTTCGTGCTGCTGCAACGGCCGGAGTAAGTATCGTCGACCGCGATGACTTCAGCAAGCTGATGCGAACTCCCTTTCTTGCAGCGATGGAAGCGGCCTATAAGCGGACTTCGAAGCCATTAGATGAGGCTATTCCAGTCGAGTGGCTCAAGGGAAACTACTACGAGCATAAAGACAATCTAAATACGCTGGTACACCATTGGTTCTTCAGCAGTGTGCACCTGAGCCTGTGCATGAAAGCTGAGGATCAAATCGCCTTCGAGTTCGTACGAGCACCCAGTTACGAGGAAAGGGATAACATCAGTCACTTCCTTGATGCTCTCTCAGAGATTGCAGCCCAGGTTGCAGAGCGTTGGTGGCAAGGGGAATTTGTGGATTTTCATGAGCTATTCAATCTCCTCAAACCGTGCAAGTTCAGGCATTTTAGGCAGAGTCACAGCGCGAGTGCAGCGGCAGAGGACTTCCGGGCTGGATTGCATCGTGTTGCCTGCGACATTCGACTTGGAAGCTGCCTGCTCTTCAATCGTGACGATGTGGCACTTACTGAGTCAACCCTGACAGCGGCAGCCACATCCGAGTGGTTTGACAGTGCATCCTTCCGCACTCAGTACGCAGCAGGATTACTGACAAGGATGAGTGATGAGGCGGCCGCAGCTTTCGTCCATTCTCAACGCGTCATGCTGGATGCAGATATCCGCGAAGAGACTAGCGTGCATCTGCAGACGCCTCTGCAGTTATGCGGCATCGCTTTGGCTCATGGATTAAATGTCAGCGCACAAGAGCTTTGTAAACAGGTCTGGGAGCTAACGACCGGCTATGGACATCGTAAAGATCCCACGTTGAGTAACACGGTCGATGCTATTGGCTACCTTGTAGATGCAGCACCAGATGATGCTCGACGACTACTCAGTCTGCTTTCGCCACAAATCCATCACGTGCTGGACTACACAGACGGAAAAGGCACTAGGCACCTGCTTGAAGTTGCGGACCATCTGCTGGCAAAACTCAGCCCGATGGCTTTGGTCGTAAAATACGAGGAACACACGCACGCAGGTGAATGGTCGCATGCAGAGAACAGTCTGCGGATATATGTGCAACAGGGCGTCAGAGATGGCTGGCCGCTGGATGCACTTATGCGTACGGGAGTTCATCCCGACGTTCAGAACGAGTTAATACAGCTTGAACGCGATGGTGAGGATGGTGCCGCAGGGCAGCTAGGTGTTCTTAGGGAGCATGTCGGCTGGGACATTGGTGTGCTGCAAGGCACTGGGTCGTCTAGCAACGATAACGACAGCAATCCGTACACTGGCGATGTAACCACCTTTGCGCCAGAGGAACTTGATCAGTTGCTGGTAAGTCTGTCAACAAGCTACAACGAAAAGAAGAGAGTGCTTCGTGCTTGGTATGAGCACTGGGATCGCGCTGGGCAGGGTAAACGCTTACTCGCGGCTCTGGATGGTTTGCTGCAGTCAGACGAGGGGCGGCAAAAGGGCATCTTCGATCTGTCTGACCTTGCCTTTGAGACCAAACGTAGGCTGAGCGGCTCGAAAGCGGCGTGGAAATATCTTGTCCAGGCGCAGATTCGAAATGGCGGGTGGATGAGTTTTGTGGAGAGAGAGGAAGATACCTGTAAAAGGTTTGACATGGTAGTGAAGTACTTCCCGAGCCGTTGCGATGAGTTTGTTGATGTTACTACCTACAGCTGGTTCGGAGAGCCCGAGCTGCAGCGTGTAGCGCCGACAGAGCTGATGGTCTATTTCTATGTGCAACAAAAACGCGTAGCAGATGCCGTGAAGTTTGCCGAAATGATGGTCAACTGCGTGCGTGAAGATACCCGAACCCTGCCTCTGGAACGCCCACGTTGGGCAACAGAACTTGATGCTTCGATGACAATGGGAAAATGA
- a CDS encoding multidrug DMT transporter permease: MQELAARLGESASKATTEAALLRFLSSRKLEAEVVEVLYVFWIAVQMHRYKASQKLAQSIPKPSILSNLLLESFGLQTETPITGLEEVTESFAIPQDFNGVQGADLPRIFHTTMVNLEHDSGFPFVSQMAFEWSVNSNVYPDAPFQGDHWHFVRPLGDGFIGHISSRAAIRMISAYLRTLSVAEEFGSMPSELAEKMTLLALPVHPTLALLRPRRPSWFPCVTDFDGDHETIGAAVRNLIEQASIESPRDELIAFMSPIVISTERCVEVSVVRWSQVVGGCIKDESLAEYLKDFWSNGQMLQSYAPEPLNTTTVLMSPVLYSVVDSGSRAWPLAMPLGMDRLGYLQHDLYPGRLLLPTMPGHELIEIVPHHGQLEVKSDNGVVANLYYWNAGWGPVRPMHFDGNCGTALVSKGKAYRELTDLPDQDMRSFYFWRVRTLHRKGSYERFEETLKFGVVFV, from the coding sequence ATGCAAGAACTTGCCGCCCGGTTGGGTGAATCAGCATCGAAAGCTACAACGGAGGCTGCGTTACTTAGGTTTCTGAGCTCTCGTAAGCTTGAGGCCGAAGTGGTGGAGGTACTTTACGTATTCTGGATAGCGGTGCAGATGCATCGTTACAAGGCGAGCCAGAAATTGGCGCAAAGCATTCCTAAACCGTCCATTCTCTCAAATCTATTGCTGGAAAGCTTTGGCCTACAGACTGAGACTCCTATAACCGGTCTGGAAGAGGTGACTGAGAGCTTCGCTATTCCACAGGATTTTAACGGTGTTCAAGGAGCGGATCTCCCACGGATTTTTCACACCACAATGGTTAACCTTGAGCATGATAGCGGCTTCCCATTTGTCAGTCAGATGGCGTTCGAGTGGTCAGTAAACAGCAATGTCTATCCAGATGCTCCTTTTCAGGGAGATCACTGGCATTTTGTGAGACCACTTGGCGACGGGTTCATCGGTCACATCTCTTCCAGGGCTGCCATACGGATGATCTCCGCCTATCTCCGCACATTGTCGGTTGCTGAAGAGTTCGGGAGCATGCCTTCAGAATTGGCGGAAAAAATGACTCTGCTGGCATTACCTGTACACCCAACTCTTGCGTTGCTCAGACCTCGACGTCCGTCTTGGTTTCCCTGCGTGACTGATTTCGATGGTGACCACGAGACAATAGGTGCAGCTGTACGCAATCTAATTGAACAAGCCTCAATCGAAAGTCCCAGAGACGAGTTGATAGCCTTCATGTCGCCCATCGTAATTTCAACTGAGCGCTGTGTAGAGGTATCGGTCGTCCGCTGGAGTCAGGTGGTAGGCGGTTGCATCAAGGATGAGAGTTTAGCCGAGTACCTAAAAGACTTTTGGAGTAACGGACAAATGCTTCAGAGTTATGCTCCAGAGCCGCTAAATACGACGACCGTCTTGATGTCGCCAGTCCTTTACTCTGTCGTGGACAGTGGGAGTAGGGCTTGGCCTCTAGCTATGCCGCTCGGTATGGACCGTTTGGGTTACCTGCAACATGATCTGTATCCAGGACGACTTTTATTGCCCACTATGCCTGGCCATGAGCTAATCGAGATCGTTCCTCATCACGGGCAATTGGAGGTGAAATCAGATAATGGGGTTGTCGCCAACCTGTATTACTGGAATGCGGGCTGGGGACCAGTTCGCCCGATGCATTTCGATGGAAACTGCGGTACGGCTCTTGTTTCTAAAGGTAAAGCCTATCGAGAGCTAACCGATTTGCCAGACCAGGATATGCGATCGTTTTACTTCTGGCGTGTACGAACACTTCATAGAAAGGGCTCCTATGAACGTTTCGAGGAAACGTTGAAATTTGGAGTGGTTTTTGTGTGA
- the umuC gene encoding translesion error-prone DNA polymerase V subunit UmuC codes for MFALVDVNSFYTSCETLFRPDLQGKPVVVVSNNDGCIISRSTEAKSLGIKMGEPFFKIKNNTYSSRIHVFSSNYALYSDLSERVMQTLTAISPSIEVYSIDEAFVNLSGVINCMPLSDFGHEMKNKVFKNTGLTVGIGIAQTKTLAKLANHAAKKWRGTGGVVDLSNIDRQRRLMALTSVEDVWGVGRRISKKLNSMGINTALDLAESSLWIIRKHFNVVLERTVRELRGEQCLELEEFSPTKQQIICSRSFGHRITQYSDMHQAICAYAERAAEKLRGERQFCRFVSVFVRTSPHADNEIYYGNQASVKLLIPSNDTRDIINAATNALRRVWIDGHRYMKAGVMLADFFSNGVAQLNLFDDNSQRRNSAALMGAIDKLNKSGKGKVWFAGQGFEKSWTMKREMLSPAYTTRYSDLPVAR; via the coding sequence ATGTTTGCTCTCGTAGATGTAAATAGTTTTTATACTTCTTGTGAAACTCTTTTTCGGCCAGACTTGCAGGGGAAGCCTGTTGTCGTGGTTTCCAATAACGACGGCTGTATTATTTCTCGTTCAACTGAAGCGAAATCCCTCGGTATAAAAATGGGTGAACCTTTTTTCAAAATAAAAAACAATACATATAGTTCCAGGATTCATGTATTTAGTTCTAATTATGCACTTTATTCCGATCTAAGTGAGCGAGTTATGCAGACGCTAACTGCAATATCTCCTTCGATCGAAGTTTATTCAATAGATGAAGCCTTCGTTAATTTATCTGGGGTGATAAACTGCATGCCATTAAGTGATTTCGGTCATGAAATGAAAAACAAAGTATTTAAAAATACAGGTTTAACTGTAGGAATTGGTATTGCACAAACAAAAACATTAGCAAAGCTAGCTAACCATGCAGCCAAGAAATGGCGTGGCACTGGTGGTGTTGTCGATTTATCTAATATTGATCGGCAGCGTAGGCTAATGGCACTTACCTCTGTTGAGGATGTGTGGGGTGTTGGTCGAAGAATTAGTAAGAAACTTAACTCCATGGGTATTAATACAGCACTTGATCTGGCTGAAAGCTCATTGTGGATAATAAGAAAGCATTTTAATGTCGTGCTTGAAAGGACCGTCCGAGAACTTCGTGGTGAGCAATGCCTTGAACTAGAAGAGTTTTCACCAACAAAACAACAGATCATCTGTAGTAGATCTTTTGGCCACCGTATAACTCAGTACTCAGATATGCATCAGGCCATTTGTGCTTACGCCGAACGCGCAGCGGAAAAACTGCGTGGCGAGCGTCAGTTTTGTCGTTTCGTTAGCGTTTTTGTTCGTACAAGCCCACATGCAGATAACGAAATATACTATGGAAATCAAGCTTCCGTAAAACTATTGATACCATCGAATGATACACGTGACATTATAAACGCTGCTACGAACGCCCTAAGGAGGGTATGGATTGATGGTCATCGATATATGAAGGCTGGTGTTATGCTTGCTGATTTTTTTAGTAATGGAGTGGCTCAGTTAAATTTATTTGACGATAATTCCCAACGAAGAAACAGCGCTGCATTAATGGGGGCTATAGACAAACTGAATAAGTCAGGGAAAGGGAAGGTTTGGTTTGCAGGTCAGGGGTTCGAAAAATCATGGACTATGAAACGTGAGATGTTGTCTCCCGCTTACACAACCCGATATTCAGACTTGCCAGTGGCAAGGTGA
- the umuD gene encoding translesion error-prone DNA polymerase V autoproteolytic subunit — protein sequence MLFTRPTEISPPLILPLFSEKVPCGFPSPAQDYVEDRLDLNKLLIRHPSATYFIKVSGESMHDAGISDGDLLVVDRSLPAIHGDIVIAAVSGEFTVKELRTHPYLQLVPHNHNYSSISFQNADELEIFGVVIFSIKAHK from the coding sequence ATGCTTTTCACCCGACCAACTGAGATTTCTCCCCCGCTCATACTTCCTCTCTTTTCTGAGAAAGTGCCCTGCGGCTTTCCGAGCCCTGCGCAGGACTATGTTGAGGACAGACTGGATCTCAATAAATTGCTGATAAGACACCCGAGTGCCACTTACTTCATAAAAGTTAGCGGGGAGTCTATGCATGACGCCGGTATCAGCGATGGGGATCTTTTAGTGGTTGATCGCTCACTTCCGGCCATACATGGCGATATTGTTATTGCTGCTGTGTCAGGTGAGTTTACCGTCAAAGAACTTCGTACTCATCCTTATCTACAGCTAGTACCTCACAACCATAATTATTCTTCGATTTCATTTCAAAATGCAGATGAATTAGAAATATTTGGGGTGGTGATTTTTAGTATTAAGGCGCATAAATAA